One Ictalurus furcatus strain D&B chromosome 25, Billie_1.0, whole genome shotgun sequence DNA window includes the following coding sequences:
- the LOC128601507 gene encoding uncharacterized protein LOC128601507, with protein MITLFVALYSLFSLCTAVTTSDIKELHVKTVKRGEDVTMECSMSKVKNKYNLAWYRQSFGKVPQYFVRRYGQSNYTFAEGFKDSRFSMTVNDQKFDLNIIGTREDDGGEYLCGEVEGITIKFTSGTRLQFEGEEMKHCPTPGTVNNNTDSVTGSNEGSKSSDGKGEEMKHCPTPGTVNNNTDSVTGSDEGSKSSDGKGSSCTDQMHVLVWLSIFRVGVLAFMLLIFPIILIVFKLRSN; from the exons ATGATCACACTCTTTGTCGCGCtttactctcttttttctctctgcacagCTG TAACAACTTCTGACATCAAGGAGCTTCATGTGAAAACAGTAAAGCGTGGAGAAGATGTAACTATGGAGTGTAGCATGAGCAAGgtcaaaaacaaatataatttagCTTGGTACAGACAGAGTTTTGGAAAAGTGCCTCAGTATTTTGTAAGACGTTACGGGCAAAGTAATTACACATTTGCAGAGGGATTTAAAGATAGCCGCTTCAGTATGACTGTAAATGACCAGAAGTTTGATCTCAACATTATCGGAACGAGAGAAGATGATGGAGGAGAATATTTATGTGGAGAAGTGGAGGGAATTACAATAAAGTTCACATCTGGAACACGTCTGCAATTTGAAG GTGAAGAGATGAAACACTGTCCTACACCTGGAACGGTTAACAACAACACAGATTCTGTTACAGGGTCCAATGAGGGTTCAAAGAGCAGTGATGGAAAAG GTGAAGAGATGAAACACTGTCCTACACCTGGAACGGTTAACAACAACACAGATTCTGTTACAGGGTCCGATGAGGGTTCAAAGAGCAGTGATGGAAAAG GTTCCAGTTGTACTGATCAGATGCATGTGCTGGTCTGGCTCTCCATTTTTAGAGTTGGAGTTCTTGCCTTCATGCTTCTTATCTTTCCAATAATCCTGATTGTTTTCAAATTAAGATCAAATTAG